Proteins from a single region of Ziziphus jujuba cultivar Dongzao chromosome 1, ASM3175591v1:
- the LOC107411322 gene encoding pyruvate decarboxylase 1, with amino-acid sequence MDTATQIGSTALPSSAPLPVHPASFSGTLGRHLARRLVEIGAKDVFSVPGDFNLTLLDHLVAEPELNLVGCCNELNAGYAADGYARSRGVGACVVTFTVGGLSVINAIAGAFSENLPVICIVGGPNSNDYGTNRILHHTIGLPDFSQELRCFQNVTCTQAVVNNLDDAHELIDTAISTALKESKPAYISISCNLPGIPHPTFARDPVPFFLAPKISNQLGLEAAVEAAANFLNKAVKPVIVGGPKLRVAKAQQAFIELADVSGYPFAVMPSGKGLVPEHHPHFIGTYWGAVSTSFCGEIVESSDAYIFAGPIVNDYSSVGYSLLISKEKAIMVHPNRVTIGNGPSFGWVFMSDFLSALAKKLKRNSTAHENYRRIFVPPGLPLTRGKDEPLRVNVLFKHIQELLSGDTAVIAETGDSWFNCQKLRLPENCGYEFQMQYGSIGWSVGATLGYAQAANDKRVIACIGDGSFQVTAQDISTMIRYGQRSIIFLINNGGYTIEVEIHDGPYNVIKNWDYTGLVDAIHNGEGKCWTAKVRTEDELIKAIATATGEQNDSLCFIEVFVHKDDTSKELLEWGSRVSAANSRPPNPQ; translated from the exons ATGGATACAGCTACTCAAATCGGCTCCACGGCTCTCCCAAGCTCCGCTCCCCTGCCAGTCCATCCAGCCTCCTTCTCCGGCACGCTGGGTCGTCATCTGGCTCGGCGGCTTGTCGAGATCGGCGCCAAGGACGTCTTCTCCGTCCCCGGCGACTTTAACTTGACTCTCTTGGACCACTTGGTCGCTGAGCCGGAGCTCAACTTGGTCGGCTGTTGCAACGAGCTCAACGCCGGGTACGCCGCCGATGGCTATGCCAGGTCTCGCGGAGTTGGCGCCTGCGTCGTGACGTTCACGGTTGGTGGACTGAGCGTCATCAATGCTATCGCCGGCGCTTTCAGTGAGAATTTGCCTGTCATTTGTATAGTCGGCGGTCCCAATTCCAACGATTACGGGACCAACCGGATCCTCCATCACACAATCGGGTTGCCCGATTTTAGTCAGGAGCTCCGGTGCTTTCAAAATGTCACGTGTACTCAG GCAGTGGTGAATAATTTGGATGATGCACACGAGCTGATCGACACTGCAATATCTACTGCATTGAAAGAAAGCAAACCTGCTTATATCAGCATAAGCTGCAATCTTCCTGGAATTCCTCACCCAACTTTTGCTAGGGACCCTGTTCCCTTCTTTCTCGCTCCCAA GATAAGCAATCAATTAGGATTGGAAGCAGCAGTTGAGGCGGCTGCTAATTTCCTAAACAAAGCTGTGAAGCCTGTCATTGTGGGTGGGCCAAAGCTAAGGGTGGCCAAGGCTCAACAGGCCTTCATAGAGCTTGCAGATGTTAGTGGATATCCTTTTGCTGTTATGCCCTCAGGTAAGGGGCTGGTGCCAGAGCACCATCCGCACTTCATTGGGACATATTGGGGTGCTGTCAGTACCAGCTTTTGTGGAGAGATAGTTGAGTCTTCAGATGCCTATATTTTTGCTGGCCCAATCGTCAATGATTACAGCTCTGTTGGGTATTCCTTGCTGATCAGCAAGGAAAAAGCGATCATGGTGCACCCTAATCGTGTGACCATTGGAAATGGTCCATCATTTGGATGGGTTTTCATGTCTGACTTCCTAAGTGCATTGGCCAAGAAGCTCAAGAGGAACAGCACTGCCCATGAGAATTATCGTCGAATCTTTGTCCCTCCCGGCCTTCCTTTGACACGTGGGAAAGATGAACCATTAAGGGTCAATGTTCTTTTTAAGCACATTCAG GAATTGCTCAGTGGAGATACTGCAGTAATTGCTGAAACGGGAGATTCATGGTTTAATTGTCAAAAGCTCAGACTTCCTGAGAATTGTGG GTACGAATTCCAAATGCAATATGGATCAATTGGATGGTCAGTAGGTGCCACTCTTGGATATGCTCAGGCTGCTAACGATAAACGTGTTATTGCTTGCATTGGTGATGGAAGTTTCCAG GTAACGGCTCAGGATATTTCAACGATGATTCGATATGGACAGAGGAGCATTATATTTCTCATCAACAATGGAGGCTATACGATAGAAGTGGAGATTCATGATGGACCATACAATGTGATTAAAAACTGGGACTACACTGGTCTTGTTGATGCCATCCACAATGGTGAAGGCAAATGCTGGACTGCCAAGGTACGAACAGAGGATGAACTGATCAAAGCCATTGCAACAGCCACAGGAGAGCAAAATGATTCTCTCTGCTTTATTGAAGTTTTTGTGCACAAGGATGACACCAGCAAAGAGCTACTAGAATGGGGTTCCCGAGTTTCTGCTGCTAACAGCCGCCCTCCAAATCCTCAATAA
- the LOC125421307 gene encoding GDSL esterase/lipase At5g45920 isoform X2, protein MRPKIYLIGDSITEESFCDGGWGASLAHHFSRTVDVVLRGYSGYNTRWAVKVLERVIPAAKGSGDGADEPLAVTVFFGANDACLPDRCSAFQHVPLDEYKHNLRSIVSFLKPERTNEAAGDYAKACIAVAGECGIPVVDLWTKMQQFSDWKKAYLSDGLHLTQMGNRIVFEEVVKKLKDEGVSLETLHVDLPLISEINPNDPLKAFEP, encoded by the exons ATGAGGCCGAAGATTTATCTGATCGGGGACTCCATCACTGAGGAGTCCTTTTGTGATGGAGGCTGGGGTGCTTCTCTCGCTCACCATTTCTCTCGCACG GTGGATGTGGTGCTGAGAGGTTATAGTGGATACAACACTCGGTGGGCAGTGAAGGTTCTGGAGAGGGTTATACCGGCGGCTAAAGGCAGTGGAGATGGAGCCGATGAGCCATTAGCCGTAACCGTGTTCTTCGGCGCTAACGACGCTTGTCTTCCCGATAGATGCTCTGCTTTCCAGCACGTGCCGTTGGACGAGTACAAGCACAACCTCCGCTCCATTGTTTCCTTTCtcaag CCTGAGAGGACAAATGAAGCCGCTGGTGATTATGCCAAGGCATGTATTGCTGTAGCTGGAGAATGTGGGATCCCAGTGGTAGATCTCTGGACCAAAATGCAGCAGTTTTCTGACTGGAAAAAAGCTTATCTAAG CGATGGCTTGCATCTTACTCAGATGGGAAACCGGATTGTGTTTGAGGAAGTGGTGAAGAAGCTGAAGGATGAAGGCGTGAGTCTAGAAACTCTGCATGTTGATCTTCCACTTATATCTGAGATTAACCCTAATGATCCCCTTAAAGCTTTTGAGCCGTAA
- the LOC125421307 gene encoding GDSL esterase/lipase At5g45920 isoform X1 has translation MRPKIYLIGDSITEESFCDGGWGASLAHHFSRTVDVVLRGYSGYNTRWAVKVLERVIPAAKGSGDGADEPLAVTVFFGANDACLPDRCSAFQHVPLDEYKHNLRSIVSFLKKRWPTTHILLITPPPIDEDARLRHPYVENPLNQPERTNEAAGDYAKACIAVAGECGIPVVDLWTKMQQFSDWKKAYLSDGLHLTQMGNRIVFEEVVKKLKDEGVSLETLHVDLPLISEINPNDPLKAFEP, from the exons ATGAGGCCGAAGATTTATCTGATCGGGGACTCCATCACTGAGGAGTCCTTTTGTGATGGAGGCTGGGGTGCTTCTCTCGCTCACCATTTCTCTCGCACG GTGGATGTGGTGCTGAGAGGTTATAGTGGATACAACACTCGGTGGGCAGTGAAGGTTCTGGAGAGGGTTATACCGGCGGCTAAAGGCAGTGGAGATGGAGCCGATGAGCCATTAGCCGTAACCGTGTTCTTCGGCGCTAACGACGCTTGTCTTCCCGATAGATGCTCTGCTTTCCAGCACGTGCCGTTGGACGAGTACAAGCACAACCTCCGCTCCATTGTTTCCTTTCtcaag AAGCGATGGCCCACAACTCATATTCTCCTGATCACTCCTCCTCCAATAGATGAAGATGCACGCCTTCG aCATCCTTATGTTGAGAATCCATTGAATCAGCCTGAGAGGACAAATGAAGCCGCTGGTGATTATGCCAAGGCATGTATTGCTGTAGCTGGAGAATGTGGGATCCCAGTGGTAGATCTCTGGACCAAAATGCAGCAGTTTTCTGACTGGAAAAAAGCTTATCTAAG CGATGGCTTGCATCTTACTCAGATGGGAAACCGGATTGTGTTTGAGGAAGTGGTGAAGAAGCTGAAGGATGAAGGCGTGAGTCTAGAAACTCTGCATGTTGATCTTCCACTTATATCTGAGATTAACCCTAATGATCCCCTTAAAGCTTTTGAGCCGTAA
- the LOC107410799 gene encoding pentatricopeptide repeat-containing protein At1g28690, mitochondrial encodes MKNGTLPVIKSSVFSSSNKFLLSVAANNTSPPTLAYIAHPSAAALSTVLQHYIDSDNPSHGQKIHTHVLKSGFKPNTNISIKLLILHLKCGSLRYARQMFDELPQQTLSAYNYIIGGYLKQGQVEESLSLVRKLIFSGEKPDGFTFSLVLKASSCVRNVPLPYSLGRVVHAQIIKSDVAADDVLYTALVDSYVKNGKVGCARTLFDMMLKKNVICSTSMISGYMNQGSLRDAEEIFRKTLEKDIVVFNAMIEGYSKSIESARKSIDVYIDMQRLNFRPNISTFASVIGACSLLTSFELAQQIQSQLMKTEFSTHIKMGSALIDLYSKCGRTEDARRVFDHMPERNVFTWTSMIDGYGKNGYPNEALELFSIIQKECHVEPNYVTFLSAVSACGHAGLVDKGVEIFESMERDYSLKPKMEHYACMVDLLGRAGSLKRAWELIMAMPEKPNSDVWAALLSSCTLHGDVEMASIAANELFKLNPDSRPGAYVALSNTLAAAGKWDNVSELREKMKARGISKDTGCSWVGTDHG; translated from the coding sequence ATGAAGAATGGAACACTACCAGTAATCAAATCGTCTGTGTTCTCATCATCCAATAAGTTTTTACTCTCTGTCGCAGCGAATAATACTTCCCCACCAACATTGGCTTATATTGCTCACCCAAGTGCTGCTGCTCTATCAACCGTCCTGCAGCACTACATCGATTCAGATAACCCTTCCCATGGCCAGAAGATCCATACCCATGTTCTTAAATCTGGGTTTAAACCCAATACCAATATCTCCATCAAACTCTTGATATTGCACTTGAAATGTGGTTCTTTGAGGTATGCACGTCAGATGTTCGATGAATTGCCACAGCAAACGCTCTCCgcctataattatattattggtGGGTACCTTAAGCAAGGGCAAGTGGAAGAATCACTTAGTTTGGTTCGAAAGCTTATTTTTTCTGGTGAAAAGCCTGATGGATTTACCTTTTCGCTGGTGCTAAAAGCATCTAGTTGTGTTAGGAATGTTCCATTACCATATAGTTTAGGAAGAGTGGTACATGCCCAGATTATAAAATCAGATGTTGCAGCGGATGATGTTCTTTACACGGCACTCGTTGACTCTTATGTCAAGAATGGGAAAGTTGGTTGTGCAAGGACTTTGTTTGACATGATGTTGAAGAAAAATGTTATATGCTCGACCTCAATGATTTCAGGGTACATGAATCAAGGCTCTTTGAGAGATGCAGAAGAGATATTTAGGAAAACACTTGAAAAAGATATAGTGGTGTTTAATGCAATGATAGAAGGTTACAGCAAATCAATTGAATCTGCAAGAAAATCAATTGATGTTTACATTGATATGCAACGTTTGAATTTCCGGCCTAATATTTCTACATTCGCCAGTGTTATCGGAGCTTGTTCATTGTTGACATCATTTGAACTTGCTCAACAAATTCAAAGTCAACTTATGAAGACTGAATTCTCCACACACATAAAGATGGGAAGTGCTCTTATAGACTTGTACTCGAAATGTGGAAGAACTGAAGACGCCCGTAGAGTTTTTGATCACATGCCTGAAAGGAATGTGTTTACTTGGACTTCCATGATTGATGGCTATGGGAAGAATGGATATCCAAATGAAGCACTGGAGCTCTTTAGCATAATACAAAAAGAATGCCACGTTGAACCCAATTACGTGACATTCCTAAGTGCTGTTTCAGCTTGTGGACATGCTGGGCTGGTTGATAAGGGTGTAGAGATCTTTGAAAGCATGGAGAGGGATTACTCGCTAAAACCAAAAATGGAGCATTATGCTTGCATGGTTGATCTCTTGGGACGTGCTGGGAGTTTGAAACGAGCATGGGAGCTCATAATGGCTATGCCTGAGAAGCCCAATTCTGATGTTTGGGCAGCTCTTCTTAGTTCATGTACGCTACATGGTGATGTAGAGATGGCAAGTATAGCTGCCAATGAACTTTTTAAGTTGAATCCTGATAGTCGGCCAGGGGCATATGTTGCTTTATCCAATACTTTGGCAGCTGCTGGGAAATGGGACAATGTAAGCGAACTTAGGGAGAAAATGAAGGCGAGAGGGATTTCTAAAGATACTGGCTGCAGTTGGGTTGGTACTGATCAtggttaa
- the LOC125421307 gene encoding GDSL esterase/lipase At5g45920 isoform X3, giving the protein MRPKIYLIGDSITEESFCDGGWGASLAHHFSRTVDVVLRGYSGYNTRWAVKVLERVIPAAKGSGDGADEPLAVTVFFGANDACLPDRCSAFQHVPLDEYKHNLRSIVSFLKKRWPTTHILLITPPPIDEDARLRHPYVENPLNQPERTNEAAGDYAKACIAVAGECGIPVVDLWTKMQQFSDWKKAYLRQSYVGRIGH; this is encoded by the exons ATGAGGCCGAAGATTTATCTGATCGGGGACTCCATCACTGAGGAGTCCTTTTGTGATGGAGGCTGGGGTGCTTCTCTCGCTCACCATTTCTCTCGCACG GTGGATGTGGTGCTGAGAGGTTATAGTGGATACAACACTCGGTGGGCAGTGAAGGTTCTGGAGAGGGTTATACCGGCGGCTAAAGGCAGTGGAGATGGAGCCGATGAGCCATTAGCCGTAACCGTGTTCTTCGGCGCTAACGACGCTTGTCTTCCCGATAGATGCTCTGCTTTCCAGCACGTGCCGTTGGACGAGTACAAGCACAACCTCCGCTCCATTGTTTCCTTTCtcaag AAGCGATGGCCCACAACTCATATTCTCCTGATCACTCCTCCTCCAATAGATGAAGATGCACGCCTTCG aCATCCTTATGTTGAGAATCCATTGAATCAGCCTGAGAGGACAAATGAAGCCGCTGGTGATTATGCCAAGGCATGTATTGCTGTAGCTGGAGAATGTGGGATCCCAGTGGTAGATCTCTGGACCAAAATGCAGCAGTTTTCTGACTGGAAAAAAGCTTATCTAAG GCAATCATATGTTGGTAGGATAGGACACTAA
- the LOC107410941 gene encoding signaling peptide TAXIMIN 1-like, with product MCCCCGEDCKCRPLGFLLGLPFAFVSLLLSLVGVVIWIVGILLSCICPCCLCVTIIVEFALALIKAPFSVMEWFTSKIPC from the exons ATGTGCTGCTGTTGTGGCGAGGATTGTAAATGCAGGCCTTTGGGGTTTCTACTAGGCCTTCCCTTTGCCTTCGTCTCCCTCCTCCTCTCCCTTGTTGGTGTTGTTATTTGGATCGTTGG gaTACTTCTGAGTTGCATATGCCCCTGTTGCCTGTGCGTGACAATCATAGTTGAGTTTGCACTGGCGTTGATCAAAGCTCCCTTTTCGGTCATGGAGTGGTTTACGTCAAAGATCCCTTGTTAG